The following proteins come from a genomic window of Triticum aestivum cultivar Chinese Spring chromosome 6A, IWGSC CS RefSeq v2.1, whole genome shotgun sequence:
- the LOC123130732 gene encoding U6 snRNA phosphodiesterase: MDALMANYGSDSDDDNEPAAVVGGAPEPQEASVLLPPPPLDLLQPPNFVDYSTIAQGSRIRSFPHVEGNYALHVYIPVVIPFNARKQLTLVMRRAASLVPDLYAVDADYALSDLCKDEQKLEKVLLGREFHVSLGRTVGIQVHQIDSLVAMLRQKFQSQQRYWMDFNKWEHFVNDDSTRSFLSLEVTRTGLPEISKQIHMVDEVYRLHGLPEFYKNPRPHISLAWALGDVSSKLKQATKEIEKFENSINSSKNCNLRCNFSRIVCKVGKKVYDICKIGD; encoded by the exons ATGGATGCACTCATGGCTAACTATGGATCCGACTCTGACGATGACAATGAGCCGGCGGCGGTTGTCGGTGGTGCTCCGGAGCCACAGGAAGCTTCCGTgctgcttcctcctcctcccctcgaccttctccagccccCAAATTTCGTAG ATTACTCGACAATTGCACAGGGGAGTCGCATCCGGAGTTTCCCCCATGTGGAAGGCAACTACGCGCTGCATGTCTACATCCCTG TTGTCATTCCTTTCAACGCAAGAAAACAGCTGACCCTCGTTATGAGAAGAGCTGCGTCACTTGTGCCAGATCTCTATGCTGTAGATGCAGATTATGCACTTTCGGATTTGTGCAAAGATGAGCAAAAACTTGAGAAAGTGCTTCTGGGCAGGGAGTTCCATGTAAGCTTAGGAAGAACTGTTGGAATTCAGGTGCATCAAATTGACTCCCTCGTTGCAATGCTTCGTCAGAAGTTTCAATCACAACAGCG GTATTGGATGGACTTCAACAAATGGGAGCATTTTGTCAATGATGATTCTACACGATCATTTCTTTCACTAGAGGTTACAAGAACTGGGTTACCAGAG ATAAGTAAACAAATACATATGGTTGATGAAGTATATCGATTGCACGGTCTCCCTGAGTTTTACAAG AATCCTCGGCCACACATATCACTGGCGTGGGCATTGGGTGATGTTAGCTCCAAATTGAAGCAAGCAACTAAGGAGATTGAAAAATTTGAGAACAGCATCAACTCATCTAAAAACTGTAATCTGAGATGCAATTTCAGTCGTATAGTGTGTAAAGTAGGCAAGAAGGTCTACGATATCTGTAAAATTGGAGACTGA